One Sulfurihydrogenibium subterraneum DSM 15120 DNA segment encodes these proteins:
- a CDS encoding penicillin-binding protein 1A translates to MNRVALIGLSIFSLLFLVFGVYVFIITRGLPDVRQLENWKPPEASVILDYEDKVYNELYVQKRYYVTIDKIPDYVKKAFIATEDKTFYSNPGIDILAIIRAMIKNIIKMGKAEGGSTISQQLAKNLFLTPEKSLSRKIKEAVLAIRLNKVYSKDKILEMYLNQIYLGQGSFGVEAAARTYFGKSISQVDLCEAAVLAGLPKAPSKYNPYVNPDLAEKRKQVVLQRMLEEGYITEADYKRCVEKPIRLAKIIRSDNFNDYFTEIIRQWVIDNYGEEAVSQGGLKIYTTIDTALQMYAQKRVQQWLEDLQNRVGFPKLSKDDIDYLKQRYESQKVSPDTIIKNYIYVAEIKAISKGKIKFNIDQVEAEAPVKNPANLKIGDYVYVRYQEDNTFKVLPFLESAVVSIDSKTGGIRVLIGGYEFRKSQFNRVFQSKRQPGSAIKPIIYMAALLNGYTQISTLEDKPIGFWDYSQNKEWVPKNYDGNYYGTVTLRKALAKSLNAATVYLLSQIDFDPVLSVAYKVGIKQKLPRYYSLALGSVEITPIELANAFATFGNYGTRCEPYFIRKVVDKEGNVLYRQDPKCEEVLSKPETAVMVDLLRAVVLEGTGVKASSMSVPVAGKTGTTNDYSDAWFAGFDPDITMIVWVGYDKRKPIGKGMAGAEAALPLWIDIMNYANRSGKYKEFQRVEGTVYIPIDPITNKVANENCPGRYILFVEGTYPTVDCDGNQVDFSQLFKKPEENPQPQGESPPTEETNPQPQENQPTKESQEILDILKNR, encoded by the coding sequence TTGAATAGAGTTGCACTTATAGGACTATCTATTTTCTCTTTACTTTTTCTGGTTTTCGGAGTTTATGTGTTTATTATAACAAGAGGCCTTCCTGACGTAAGACAGCTTGAAAACTGGAAACCACCTGAAGCTTCCGTAATACTTGATTATGAAGATAAAGTTTATAACGAGCTTTATGTTCAAAAAAGATACTACGTTACGATAGACAAAATTCCAGACTACGTAAAAAAAGCTTTTATAGCTACGGAAGATAAAACTTTTTATTCTAATCCCGGTATAGACATTCTTGCAATTATTAGAGCTATGATAAAAAACATTATAAAAATGGGCAAAGCAGAAGGCGGTAGCACAATCTCGCAACAACTTGCAAAAAATCTATTTTTAACTCCAGAAAAAAGTCTATCCAGAAAAATAAAAGAAGCTGTTTTAGCAATCAGATTAAACAAGGTATATTCAAAAGATAAAATTTTAGAGATGTATTTAAATCAGATATACTTAGGGCAGGGAAGTTTTGGTGTTGAGGCAGCTGCAAGGACTTACTTTGGTAAAAGTATATCTCAGGTAGATTTATGTGAAGCTGCCGTTTTAGCCGGACTTCCAAAAGCTCCATCTAAATATAATCCTTACGTTAATCCAGATTTAGCAGAAAAAAGAAAGCAGGTTGTCCTTCAAAGAATGTTAGAAGAGGGCTACATTACAGAAGCTGACTATAAAAGATGTGTAGAAAAACCTATTAGATTAGCAAAAATCATAAGGTCTGATAATTTTAACGATTACTTTACAGAAATCATAAGACAGTGGGTGATAGACAACTACGGTGAGGAAGCTGTAAGTCAAGGTGGACTTAAAATATACACAACTATAGACACAGCATTACAGATGTATGCTCAAAAAAGAGTTCAACAATGGTTGGAAGACCTGCAAAACAGAGTAGGATTTCCAAAGTTATCAAAAGACGATATAGATTATTTAAAACAAAGGTATGAAAGTCAAAAAGTTAGTCCAGACACTATTATTAAAAACTACATATATGTAGCTGAAATTAAAGCTATATCAAAAGGAAAGATTAAATTTAATATTGACCAAGTTGAAGCAGAAGCTCCCGTAAAAAATCCAGCAAATCTTAAAATAGGGGATTATGTATATGTAAGATATCAAGAAGATAATACTTTTAAAGTTTTACCGTTTTTAGAGTCTGCGGTAGTTTCGATAGATTCAAAAACAGGTGGTATTAGAGTTTTAATAGGTGGATATGAGTTTAGAAAATCTCAGTTCAACAGAGTTTTCCAGAGTAAAAGACAACCCGGTTCTGCTATAAAGCCTATTATATACATGGCAGCTCTTTTAAACGGATATACTCAAATATCCACTTTAGAAGACAAACCTATCGGTTTTTGGGATTACAGCCAAAATAAAGAGTGGGTTCCTAAAAACTACGATGGAAACTACTACGGAACCGTTACTCTAAGAAAAGCGTTGGCAAAAAGTTTAAACGCAGCTACCGTTTATCTTCTATCTCAGATAGATTTTGACCCTGTTTTATCAGTAGCTTACAAAGTAGGAATAAAACAAAAACTTCCAAGATACTACTCTTTAGCACTTGGGTCTGTAGAGATAACACCTATTGAGCTTGCAAACGCTTTTGCAACCTTTGGAAACTACGGAACAAGATGTGAACCTTACTTTATAAGAAAGGTCGTAGATAAAGAAGGTAATGTCCTTTACAGACAAGACCCAAAATGTGAAGAAGTCCTTTCAAAACCAGAAACTGCCGTAATGGTAGACCTTTTAAGAGCTGTTGTCCTTGAAGGAACGGGGGTTAAAGCATCTTCAATGTCAGTCCCTGTTGCAGGAAAAACTGGAACTACAAACGATTACTCTGATGCTTGGTTTGCCGGATTTGACCCTGATATTACAATGATTGTATGGGTAGGATACGACAAAAGAAAACCTATAGGAAAAGGAATGGCAGGAGCAGAAGCCGCATTGCCATTATGGATAGATATAATGAACTACGCAAACAGGTCAGGAAAATACAAAGAATTCCAAAGAGTAGAAGGTACCGTTTACATTCCTATTGACCCAATTACAAACAAAGTTGCCAATGAAAATTGCCCTGGAAGATATATATTGTTTGTAGAAGGGACATATCCTACAGTAGACTGTGATGGAAATCAGGTTGACTTTTCTCAACTATTTAAAAAACCAGAGGAAAATCCACAACCTCAAGGAGAATCTCCACCAACTGAAGAAACAAATCCTCAACCTCAAGAAAACCAACCTACAAAAGAAAGTCAAGAGATATTAGATATATTAAAAAATAGGTAA